Proteins encoded within one genomic window of Actinoplanes octamycinicus:
- a CDS encoding TrmH family RNA methyltransferase — protein sequence MSRTLRISTRNATFQQWQALLTNRTKRHRAGEFLVQGVRPITLAVQHGWPVHAVLLDDTRRLSQWSRDVLEQTSGVARYALAAELMHELGGKDEESPELLAVVGMPADDLSRIRSGPRMLTLVFDRPATPANVGALIRSADAFGATGLVVTGHAADPYDPKAVRASTGSLFALPVVQVASHREVVDEVVALRRGGLPVEILGSDEGGDVELAEHDLTGPKVIAIGNETRGLSGAWRAACDHILRIPMTGAASSLNAAAAGSVVLYEAARQRRAAKP from the coding sequence ATGTCCAGGACACTGCGCATCAGCACCCGGAACGCGACCTTCCAGCAGTGGCAGGCGCTGCTCACCAACCGCACCAAGCGGCACCGGGCGGGCGAGTTCCTGGTCCAGGGGGTCCGCCCGATCACGCTCGCCGTGCAGCACGGCTGGCCGGTGCACGCCGTGCTGCTCGACGACACCCGGCGGCTCTCCCAGTGGAGCCGGGACGTGCTGGAGCAGACCTCCGGGGTGGCCCGGTACGCGCTCGCCGCCGAGCTGATGCACGAGCTGGGCGGCAAGGACGAGGAGTCGCCCGAGCTGCTCGCCGTGGTCGGCATGCCGGCCGACGACCTGTCCCGGATCCGGTCCGGGCCGCGGATGCTCACCCTGGTCTTCGACCGGCCGGCCACCCCGGCCAACGTCGGCGCGCTGATCCGGTCCGCGGACGCGTTCGGCGCCACCGGCCTGGTGGTCACCGGGCACGCCGCCGACCCGTACGACCCGAAGGCGGTCCGGGCCAGCACCGGCTCGCTGTTCGCCCTGCCGGTGGTGCAGGTCGCCAGCCACCGGGAGGTGGTCGACGAGGTCGTCGCGCTGCGCCGCGGGGGTCTCCCGGTGGAGATCCTCGGCAGCGACGAGGGCGGGGACGTGGAGCTGGCCGAGCACGATCTGACCGGGCCGAAGGTGATCGCGATCGGCAACGAGACCCGGGGCCTGAGCGGCGCCTGGCGGGCCGCCTGCGACCACATCCTGCGGATCCCGATGACCGGCGCGGCCAGCTCGCTGAACGCCGCGGCGGCCGGCTCGGTGGTCCTCTACGAAGCCGCCCGCCAGCGCCGCGCGGCTAAGCCCTGA
- a CDS encoding NAD(P)/FAD-dependent oxidoreductase, whose amino-acid sequence MKTRVVVVGGGYGGIAAARDLDDVADVTLVEPRETFVHNVAALRAAVDPDWAEKIFLRYDGLLSRGRVVRSRASLITPGQVVLESGDRLDADYIVLATGATSPFPSRMDTGDRAAAVQRLHEVRDALGRSSQVLLLGAGAIGLEFAGEIATALPSTAVTVVDPASALAGGRFPAEFEAEARRQLDALGVRVLLDTKLTAPPDVPPGTVRPFTVTTVAGDVLAADLWFPCYGGGAESDYLGGPLAAARQPDGRVAVDEHLRVAGQERVFAVGDLTAVPEMKMARAAGRHGEVVAANIRALIEGGELTGYQPFPDGIALTLGPAGGVTYAPEWGLLGAEQTSELKATFLLERFRELLRA is encoded by the coding sequence ATGAAGACGAGAGTGGTAGTGGTGGGCGGCGGTTACGGCGGCATCGCGGCGGCCCGCGACCTGGACGATGTCGCCGACGTGACGCTGGTGGAGCCCCGGGAGACGTTCGTGCACAACGTCGCCGCGCTGCGCGCGGCGGTCGACCCGGACTGGGCCGAGAAGATCTTCCTCCGGTACGACGGCCTGCTCTCCCGCGGCCGGGTCGTCCGGTCCCGCGCCTCGCTGATCACCCCCGGTCAGGTGGTCCTGGAGTCCGGCGACCGGCTGGACGCCGACTACATCGTGCTGGCCACCGGCGCGACCAGCCCGTTCCCGTCCCGGATGGACACCGGCGACCGGGCCGCGGCGGTGCAGCGGCTGCACGAGGTGCGCGACGCGCTCGGCCGGTCCTCCCAGGTGCTGCTGCTCGGCGCCGGTGCGATCGGCCTGGAGTTCGCCGGCGAGATCGCGACCGCCCTGCCGTCGACCGCGGTCACCGTGGTCGACCCGGCGTCCGCCCTGGCCGGCGGCCGGTTCCCGGCGGAGTTCGAGGCGGAGGCCAGGCGCCAGCTGGACGCGCTCGGGGTGCGGGTGCTGCTCGACACGAAGCTGACCGCGCCGCCCGATGTCCCGCCCGGCACGGTGCGGCCGTTCACGGTCACCACGGTGGCGGGCGACGTGCTCGCCGCCGACCTGTGGTTTCCGTGCTACGGCGGCGGGGCGGAGAGCGACTACCTGGGCGGGCCGCTGGCCGCGGCCCGGCAGCCGGACGGGCGGGTCGCGGTCGACGAGCACCTGCGGGTGGCCGGGCAGGAGCGGGTGTTCGCGGTGGGCGACCTGACCGCGGTGCCGGAGATGAAGATGGCCCGGGCGGCCGGCCGGCACGGCGAGGTGGTGGCGGCCAACATCCGGGCGCTCATCGAGGGGGGCGAGCTGACCGGGTACCAGCCGTTCCCGGACGGCATCGCGCTGACCCTGGGCCCGGCCGGCGGGGTCACCTACGCCCCGGAGTGGGGTCTGCTCGGCGCCGAGCAGACCAGCGAGCTGAAGGCGACGTTCCTTCTGGAACGCTTCCGCGAGCTGCTCAGGGCTTAG
- a CDS encoding alpha/beta hydrolase: MWLVALAMLIAPALWLFGPTEAVTTRLPGVAEWRAGGLPDPATPPAAIAAFFAALTPHEATELARRHPDLVGNLDGAPLALRYAANRSSPGRQILALDRRGDGRIAEVLGDLTSAGRVVILIPGVDTTLANFDTGLGGVERRAPAWQARQLHRQVAGDTAVIAWLGYDPPEGIRRAALREDRAASGALALERFVAGLVARRPDQTIMLVGHSYGSIVAGRAAAHLPAQVTDIVALGSPGMGVANRAELGGTARFWAGAAPDDWTRKLPGLRIFGLGHGRLPIDPAFGALPFPAGDLTGHDGYFATGTSALRALAQLATSRSGEIARNASAVASSAGNWTTSRSPVSPGSCMIS; the protein is encoded by the coding sequence ATGTGGCTGGTGGCCCTGGCGATGCTGATCGCACCGGCGCTGTGGCTGTTCGGGCCGACCGAGGCGGTCACCACGCGGTTGCCGGGCGTGGCCGAGTGGCGGGCCGGCGGACTGCCCGATCCCGCCACTCCGCCGGCCGCCATCGCAGCGTTCTTCGCCGCGCTCACGCCCCATGAAGCGACCGAGCTCGCTCGGAGACATCCGGACCTGGTGGGCAACTTGGACGGTGCGCCCCTCGCTCTGCGCTACGCGGCGAACCGCTCCTCCCCCGGCCGGCAGATCCTCGCGCTGGACCGGCGCGGCGACGGCCGGATCGCCGAGGTGCTCGGCGACCTGACCAGCGCCGGCCGGGTGGTGATCCTGATCCCCGGCGTCGACACCACCCTGGCGAACTTCGACACCGGCCTCGGCGGCGTCGAGCGGCGCGCCCCGGCCTGGCAGGCGAGGCAGCTCCACCGGCAGGTCGCCGGGGACACCGCGGTGATCGCCTGGCTGGGCTACGACCCGCCGGAGGGCATCCGCCGCGCCGCGCTCCGCGAGGACCGGGCCGCGTCCGGAGCACTCGCCCTGGAACGTTTCGTCGCCGGCCTGGTCGCCCGGCGGCCGGACCAGACGATCATGCTGGTCGGCCACAGTTACGGGTCCATCGTGGCCGGTCGTGCCGCCGCGCACCTGCCGGCCCAGGTCACCGACATCGTGGCGCTGGGCAGCCCGGGGATGGGCGTGGCGAACCGGGCCGAGCTGGGCGGGACCGCCCGCTTCTGGGCCGGCGCCGCGCCGGACGACTGGACCCGCAAGCTACCCGGTCTGCGGATCTTCGGCCTCGGCCACGGGCGGCTGCCGATCGACCCGGCCTTCGGCGCGCTGCCGTTCCCGGCCGGCGACCTGACCGGCCACGACGGCTACTTCGCGACCGGCACCTCGGCCCTGCGGGCGCTGGCTCAGCTGGCCACCAGCCGGAGCGGCGAGATCGCCCGCAACGCCTCGGCGGTCGCCTCGTCGGCCGGCAACTGGACCACCAGCCGCAGCCCGGTGTCTCCGGGCAGCTGCATGATCTCGTAG